The sequence AGTAACTCCTCAAAATAATCCAATAAATATTTTCTTAAAGAAAATGAAAAGGtggaataaataaatataaacagggccgtctcaacaatttaaaggcCTAGACGAAAATATAAATGGGCCCACATATACGTTAAATTTTTTTACTAcacataaaaaaataatacttcaatttatttatttatttacttacattgtattGAACTATTAAAAAGAAggtattttaaatttaattgacaattttttaattgatttaattaaatatattaagaaaaatagttacatattcaaaattttgggCCCTTTCGAATTTTTGGGCCTTAGGCGGTTGCCTATCTTGCCTACCCTCAAAGACACCTctgaatataaattaaatataaatataataaatataactaaatataaatGATGATAAGAAGATGAAAAATGCATGTTAGTGGGTGGACATAATTTATTTAGTTGGCtcagaatatttttttataaaaaatatactgGAAGAAGATTTGGTGCAGGATTTGTTTTTTGGGTGGTCCAACACCTGCAACATTGTAGGCTGCTTCTGATTCTGCTTGGAATGGTGGCCTGAATTATTGTTGTGTTATTAGGGTGGCGGAAAGCGATGGTTCATGGTGGTACACCACCATCTTCTCTCTTGACTTTTTACATTCTTACATTTACTCTATTTTACCAAACAACTGTTTTTTTATTCTTCTTTTTTCCCTCCTTTCTCTAACCCAAAAAACTGAAGTACAATTCATTGAATTTAGTTAGTCCGTactagttaatatatatatatattttttttttggcaaaaaacagaaaattaaattaataaaaaaaagttCACGAAATTGTGAAAAATCAACACTTACATAGACTCTATACATACTCTATGTCATAGTGTCAAGATGGGCTTACATTACACTTGTGACTTGCCCATAAGACATTACAGAATCCATACAAACAAAACATAAAAAAACACTATTGAAAGCAACAAGCTAAACTAAATTTTACACCAACTCAAATGTACCTTATCAAATGTACCTTATTAGTTAGTCCGTACTAGTTACTGTGATTAATACGGAGTAGTCTAAGATGATTAATAATCATTACTAAATTAATCTAAAACTAACTAGAGACATTATTTACACTACTAAAAttatccatacaccactaaatatgcAATACTAACATTATACAATATAACCCTCAAAAACATATTTAATGCTGTATGGATAATTTTTAGTGGTGTACGAATCACGTCCTTTATAAAAATAGggtgatgatatttttaataaaaatgtatttGATAAATCGATAAAGTAATTGAATTTATCAAATACATTGTTGAAAATATGAGTATCTATAAAAATATTTCATGTCTTTGGTACATTTGTCTCTTACCATTACGTGattcatattttattttttttaatggtCATTAGTAACATTTACTCCGTACTACTTACTTTGTACTCCATgaataaattaaaattttaaaaattaacccTCACAATGGGGTATTGGTTATgagaggtgattctcacacaccattTTTTTATCCATGTACTATTAATTACCTATTTTACCTTTAattatacttataacaataatttaAGTTTAACTTTCTAGGGGATAACTGTGATTTATGGGACAcaagtagggatgacaatggatcggatatggatcgggtgataccgtatccatattcatatccatttaatttttgttcatccatatccatatccagtggattaagcgggttaatggatatccaatagaTATTAATATTTTGTTATAATATTTTCCAATATGCTATTAAAATAACAACGTAGTATAGCAATAATGAATATAACATGAAATctgtaagtttatcttttagatatacgtgttttattgtaatatattatagttatttcattatagagTTGAAAGCATAATGTAAATCTGCCGAAaaatgaacttgtaatagtaaatatgtaagcatatatctatatttatgtatttgtaaacgtatttcgagtggtaatggatatatccatggatgaaatttttcatccatgtccatatccatatccatttaggttcatccatatccgtatccatatccatttaggtttatCCATATCCATTACAAAGTGAGTGGATCGGATGAATATTCACCGGATCGGGTGACTATTGCCATCATTAGACACAAGTGTAGAAAGATAATAAAATGTTGTGTGAGAATATCTCCCATTGATTATGGAGTAGGTAAGTAatctattttaattttaattttttatttaaagAGAAATAATTAGTTTATGGAGTCGGCTGTCAATATTCATTAGGAGCCGATTTTTGACAATATTTTAAAAAAGTGGATACCACTGATGCATAGATGATGATGACTCATAtcattaatttattttaattttatattttaatcacGTGCTTATAGTTTGTCGCTTTCAATTTCCCACGTCTTTGGAGCATCACAGTTTACATCACCAAACACTCCAATTCAACAAAACCTACCAAACATTAGTTGCCTCTAAACACATGTTTAGAAATACATAATAATCTCATATAAAACAATAATATGATAATAAATAATGTACCAAATTAAAGTAGAACTTTCAACACTACCAAACTAAATTAGATTTTTtgtctaaaataaaaataaaaattaaaacatgGTGGTTATCTTTGTCAAATAAGACAACTAAAAAATGATGTTCATATAATTAGAAAAAGTTGCATTGCAATGGCAATGATTATTATCTCATTGtaattttcatttatttatttatgtcaAAAGCCATTCATTCATGTTTGTATTTACACCAATTCAAAGTACACAAATGAGACCACAAAACCAAGAATCTACACTTGAGGATATAAAAAACAGAAACTTGTTTTTAACTAACAAACCTAACTTCTTTCCTAAACCTAACTCAAGCCACTTCTGAACAAGATCTAATCAGACCCAAATTATATAGAAACTTCTCCGATCGATTCCTAAACAGATTACCCAACGAAAACCCGCCCGTCTGTTGTCGGGCCGAGTTTCTGTTTGTTAACATTTCATCCTCCTTCACATTAAGTATAGTCTCACCAATTGCATTTCTAACTGCCTCAATCGTTTCCCCTTTAACTTGCGTGCCCGATGAATCGATCACGTAAAAAGCATTTACGGCTTTCGATCCTATTGTTGTCACTTCAGCTCGAGTCACCGAGAGCCCATTCTCTCTAAAAATCCTAGTGACATCAGATAATAGCCCCAGTCTGTCTTCACCACATAATTCTAGTCTCAACCCCTGCATATCACATGTAACTTATCAGAAATAGTTAAACACTAATGCCATATGAAACGGGTCGAGTCGGGTCAGGTCAGCCCAAAACCCCTTCTTTCAAATACAGAGGTCACGAAATGAACAAGTTGACAACATTGGGTAAACACGTCAAAAATGAAAGGGGTCGGGCCAGGTTGGCCCGAAACTCTTTTTTATTCGACTTTTAGTACATAATTAATGCGTAATATATGATACCCCGAATTGTTTCCACTATGATTTAGATTTAGACGATTTTATATATCTACTTTCGACGTATTTGACCCGTTTCATTTAACATATTTCTTTTTAGGAGTTTTCTAACAACAACCCTTAAGATTATCATTAAGAAACAAATTTATGCATAAATAGTAGTACAATTGATTGATTAAGGATAGTTTTTTGCATGAAATAGGTGGTCATCAATATTGTACAAGCAAAACATTTGTGTCTAAATTCTTTAACGACAGCCCTAAGGTCTGTCATTAGAAAATTCCTTCTTTTTAAGCTATCTTTCTTAAAATTTAACCGTTATCGATAAAAGTTAACCTAATTGACCCGCTCATAAGTAAGACAATTTGGGTTTCATACCTCAGATACTCGTCGTTTGATAGCTGCCTCCAAACAATGTATTACTCGTTGTCTCTCCGCTTCAGAACTAATTGGGTATCCGTCCATATGTCGAATGAAAAATTCCTAAAAATAAGTAAATGATCATCACAAGTAAGACATTATTGCAAAGTAAATAATACAAGATTTTATTTTATTATAGATTTAGTGATGCAAGCGCTTATGTCAACATTATATACGATATATCACATGTTTCAACACTCTTTGAAAACGCGTTACAACACTCTACCTGAAAAGCCTCGGTGCCTTCAGCAATAATGGTAGCATGAAAAACGACGTATTGCATATCTGTTAACGTGCAAACCGTATCAAAAAGCAATTTCGGTCGATCAGTACACCTCAAATTCACCACAGTGTACTCCTTTTCAATACAATTCTCTACAGTCACACGCGGTTTCTGGCTACTAGAACCCTCAGAACTATTAAACTCATCGGTGTCATAATCACGATCTGCATACATCAACTGATGTAACCGCCTTTGTGTATGAGTGGACCCCACAGAAACAGCGGTTTGTGCACCACGTCTATCTAGATCACCTTTAAGAACGTAAAGTAGAAGCTGTTTTATTTTAGCGAGTCGCTCAGGGTCGTTGATTGGTAGGCCCGTTTTGTCATCAGTGATGTAGACTATTGACGCCATTCTTGAATTGTGGGTCCATATTTCGGATGCAACCACGTTGCATTTCAGGTCCGTAAGAACCGCAAAAACCTCAGATAGTAAGCCGGGTCGGTCACGCCCAGTCAGCTCGATTGTGGTGTTTTCTGACGCGTATTGAACCCCTACTGAACCTCTCAGAGACCGAAAGCTACACCCGCGTGGTCCAAGTGACTGCAACCCATCACTAAGGGTCAGTGAaccacaataaataaataaaaaataaataaataaatatataatcagTTTCATACCAGCCACAGAAAAACACTACAGTAATTGTAAAAAAATAGAAAACAAAATTACCTAATAACATTTCGTGTTAACCTTACTAAATACATACCTGCTGGATGCGATCTGCAACATTATCTTCAGATAGTTTATTCCCAAATTGATCAGTAACATGAAACACTGTAATTGGCAGAAAAAATCAATCAAATTAATAGttacaaaattaatataaaaaaaaaaatgttgactaatatttatttttaatttttattacaaCTAAAATTAAATTATACCATCCATGAACCATCCACCATCAGAAGAAATGTAAGCCCGTTTAATCGACAAATTTAAATCAGTTAAGACCTGAACCACTTCTAATAAACTTCCTCGTTTATTAGCACTATCAACCTGCACAcaaaaattatattaaattaatttaatcaaatactgaattattattatttttctataaaactaatttaattaataaatacccaGTTGGTGACATTTCAACATACCTTAATAAGAGTTGATTTTTTATCAGTGACATGATCAACCGTAACCCTAAATCAAAAAATAAAAGCAAATATACAAAATTCATCAATAAACAGTTAATCCACTATTAAAAAGGATTAATTTTAATGCAAATTCAACAACAATTTAGTGGAATAATCAAATTCATTAAAATTTGGGTTAATTAGCAACAAAATTGTAGAAATCAAGAAAATTAAAAGCAAATTTACCTGGGTGGATGCATACGATTAACAAGCTTCTCGAATTCATGATCAACATCTAATGAAGGAGACCAATAATGCATTTTCTTCAATCTTTTAGAAGATTTATAAAATTCCCACGTACAAATTTGAAGCTTTATTATGAAATTCTAGATTTGAGATTCGTTTCTGGTGAATCTTGAAAGTTTTTTTTTTTCGTGTGTGTGATGTGTCTATGTATATATGGGGGGGATTCCGaacaatttattttattttatttgataaataaataattaaaaatagaaataaaaaagaGGTGGGGAATGAAAGTGTCGTGTGTGTATTTAATTTACCTTTGTGCTGGCTCCTGAAATAGATGAAGAGCTCTTTTTTCTCTCCGTCTTTTAAATTATCCgtgtataaaatataaaatataaaataaaaataaaaaatgtatgCGGTTTTATTTTATATCACACCTAAGTATCTAGCCCATACAATACACGACTGTTAAAAAATAATTTAAGTGTATTGAATTACGGGTTGTTACTTTCGGGGTATTGTCTAAGTGGTATTCGAGAGATCGACCTGTTTGTCCTGTTCGTGTAGGTGAAGAGTCGAATGTTAGGATGAGAACTAATTGATACTGCCAACAATTAACGTGTGATGAGTGATATGATCGCGAATGCGGTTAAGTTCCCTTTGAGTGATACTGATAGTgtcgttaattttttttttactaactgTTGTGTTATCAAGCAAGTTTATATAAGCAAGTTTATATAAGCAATTTTATACGACAAATATGTATTTACCTACAAatatgttattagtaataataataatgttcttcAATCCTTTagaatacgtattatttaattgtaGTTTGATGACAAGGAATAAAGCTATATTAATATGTTGTTGATATCCCAAACACGATAGACCTTTTCCGGATGGAAGACTTTGAATTTAAGATTAACCTTATAAAAGAAATTTGTATCCCGTCTAGTTCGAGTGTTTAACTTTTTAGAATCTAGTTCGTAGCTTTGACTTCACCGTAACTTATATTTTCCGCTTCGTTCTTTTTTTCGTtcgttcttttttttctttttcgttagCCTTGATCTCAAAGGCTTTGTTATGTAATCTTCTGTTTCGTTTTGGTTTAATATATTGGctggcttttaaaaaaaaaaaaaactttttaataTGAGTAATAAAGAGATGGTTTTCATCATAGATTCATCATTGAAGTAACCCATGtataatttaaaattttaacctTGTTGTTAATATGAGGATGTTTAGCTTTGAATTTAaagttcataattattattattaattaatatgaaTATAGTTAATAGTTAATAATGAGTTTTATGCATTTAGTGTTGATAAATTTAGGGAAAACTATTAATATTTATACGTAGTATATTAAATTATACAGAGTAGACAAGACTGGATTTTACGGTAGCGCCGTCGAACGTGAATGCTAACGCCAAAGGAAGAAGCCGATACTAGGGAGCTCCATTTTAATCGCCGTTACATCACCGTGGTACTTCATGTCGTTGCATACCATTTTTAAAGACATAGTTGTtgctttatttatttataaaatatgaATAAAGAGTACTGGTACATtgtattaaataattaatttatatgGATCCATTTAATGGAGTTCGTCATGGATACTAAGGAGTGTGATGGATTAACTGTTATGAAGAAGTTGTTGAAATGACGCTGATGTGACACAACGTGATTGTATGACAGCTGTCATGGATAAGAGTAGTCATATATAATAAGAAAAGGAAAGTATCAATTTTtcaatatttatcatttatcatttattatgattattagataataattatttttatttaaattgttagataataattattagatagatgaataataatataaataaatagataaatttaGTTTGATAATTTATttagggattatcaccaaaatgccctttttttAAGCTTGTTAACTGACAGccctaaaaaaaaaagtttgacaatttgccctcgcaaggcgcaagacagcttgcgtccttgcgaccttgcgtctttgcgacgTTGCGACGTTGCGACCTTGCGTGTAGCAGTAAAAGAACTAGTTAAATGATCAGTTTGCGTTCACTGTTCCCACACACATACGCAAACTCCTCTCTGGTGCCCTTTTGCTCGTCATTCGCAAGATCCAAACACTCGCAAATCACtcgcaaaatcatcatcatcatcctcacgtcatcctcctcacatcttcatcgttactagatcttcttcatccttccatcttcgatcttcccgagtacaagcgagcttctacgccaccaacatcatcgaatcaccatcatcgttcactatgtctcaagaacaGGTTAGATTTCTTAGATCTATGTTATATTATTCGATCTACTTCATAGTGCTTAGATTTATGTGCTAAAACAAAGTTTTTGCACTCTTTGCACGCCAACTGTTCGAAAAAATGTGTCAACGAAATTtgtttgtattttgtgtttttgATTGTATATTATTGAGATTGCGTACGATACCCAGGAATTTTTGCTAGATTCAAGTTGTGTAACTCTGTTGCTATGTAGACGCAAGacaatccttgcgtccttgcgtatgcctCACAATGTACGCAAGGTGATATTTGCGACCTTACGTTTGCTATAATTTTACCTTTGCATGTGCACGCAAGGTaacccttgcgtccttgcgtcttgatcATAAgttacgcaaggttaaccttgcgtccttgcgtcttgcacatctgttacgcaaggttaaccttgcgtccttgcggccTTGTACGCAATCTCTGTCTTGCTTGCTTGCGTCTATGTGATTTTCTTCTGTTGTTCTTCTGACTTTTACAGGGCTATGTGGAAGGTAAATTGACCATGAAGAATATGTTGACCGTGATTCCTCAGGTCAAGAAAATGTTGATTGAGAGACAAGAAAAATTATTTAGAAGTACATGCTTTGGTCCCTGGTTAGATCTTTCATACACGGGTAATGATCCTGGCCTAGTACATGCCATGCTCCAACGGAAATGTGAGCGTTCAGCAAAATTAGATGCTAGTAAGTACCCTGAAGAGCAACAAGATATATGGTTTCATTTTTCTCCTAATTTTATGATTAGATTTGGTCGGCGTGAATTTTGTTTAGTCACCGGCTTTATGTTTGGTAGccggacggacatggcacattacatccctcgAAATTATGAATCTAAGACCGCACCCATTAGACGACGTTGTTTTCCAGAACGTCCCGATGCTAGCAACATTTTGGTTAGTGATATACAAAACATCCTTATCAAAAAACAAGGTGATGTAAAGGTTCCCAAGGTTAGTGACGATGATATTGTTCGACTAGCTATAATTTTGATCGTAGAGAGAGCGTTTATGGGGAAGCAGGGGCAACATGTGGTTAGTAAACAGTTTctatggttggttgaagatttcaataaggtgaacgcgtacccatgggggtctcgtatttgggatgctacttactcagcggtgagcgaaggttttgaggttcgagaaagccaattagagagtgggggtggaaaggcttacactttggctggttttatgtgggcatttaagatttggatcctcgaggcataccgtcgtaccattaagagttttgcaaccaaaactgataaggatggagtaccaagagcattattttggaagcgttcatctgctgaaacctttacagTGTCTGACTACCTAAAACTTCTACATATAATGGTTAGTTAATATCTCCAAGAGCTTTTTATATAGTGTATATACAGCAGTTTCTGTTTTAACAGAGCAGTTTTGTGTGTCGCATGAGGACGCAAgatacaccttgcgtccttgcgtgtgtcgcaaggatatccttgcgtccttgcgtgtgaacCCTTGGTTATACTTGTTACAGGCGCAAGAATcatgcttgcgtccttgcgtgtgtcgcAAGTTTACTCTTGAGTCCTTGCGTCTACTCGCAAGATGATCTTTGCGTTCTTGCGTCTAGACGCAAAATgacttttgcgtccttgcgtccttttGTTTTTACTAATATAACTTCATTTCAGGATGATTGTCCGAAGAGAAAAAGACCTTTTCGTTCCCTGCACCCATCTGAGACAGAGAGAGGTTGTCAATGGTGGATCCAGAGTTCCTCTTACTTTCAAGGAGATGTTGTTGAAAACGAGAAAAATACACAAGATGATAATCAAGTTGAAGAGGAGTTGGGTGGCAGTTTGAAGGAATTATTGCAGGAGGAGTCAGAGTAGACCTCGGACCCTCATCCAACACAAAAAGGCAACAATTTGCAGGAATTGTTGCGTATGGTTAATATGTTGACTAAGAGGGTGGatgatcaagaaaaggagttggATGATTGTAAAAAGAAGCTTGATGATCATGAAAAACGTTTGAAAGAACAGGAACACCAGGAACATCAGGTAAACTAGGCGCAAGTTttttttgcgaccttgcgtcttgccTGTTATGTTGGCGCAAGGTTttacttgcgtccttgcgcctgatgTTATATCAGATGCAAGTaccatcttgcgtccttgcgtctttatTGTAATTTAGGCGCAGGTTGTACTTGCGTCCCTAACTCAGACGCAAGGACttacttgcgaccttgcgtatggcTACTTTTCTTATTTTTTGCGTTTTGTTCATTATAGTATGTTGATAACGAGGATGCATATGTGGATCCTCGATCTTTCTCTGACAATGATACATTTCCGAGGGTTGTTAGACGTGAGAAAAGAGAAAGAAGGCCCACTCATTTTTTAAATTCCCCTTTCACAACACCGGACTACAGAAAACCATTGGAGAAGGTATGTCTGTAACATTCACCAGACGCAAGgttttccttgcgtccttgcgcctgatgTTTATAAGaccttgcgttttgcgtcttggtatacgcaagatatatcttgcgtccttgcgtatgtttGCTGACTCATAGATTATATACAGTTGTCTGACGAAGTAGCTTCTAGAGTAAAAAGGCTGAAAGTTTCTCATCAAGGGACTAAAGAAGCTGAGAATGTGTTGCCAATGGAAACTGAAAAGCCTACTAAAAAGGGGGCTGAAAAAGCTGTTGATAAACAAGATGAGAACGTGGCTCTGGTGTCTGAGGAGATTGAGCAAGGAGTTGATTTGCCATTGGTTAATGAAGCAGAAAAACAAGCAGACCAGCATGAGGTTAGTGAATGACGCAAGGatcaccttgcgtctttgcgtcttctTCATTGTTGGATGCAAGGattaccttgcgtctttgcgtatacTTCACTGATGGACGCAAGACCTATATTGCGTATTTGCGTTTGCATTACACCGATGCAAGACaattcttgcgtctttgcgtctttattacaatttttttttcagaaaaaggaaaggaagagaaaaaggaaggaaaaggattgggttggtgaggaggaaatttggtcaatggttgataaatttataaacgatcaaggaact comes from Rutidosis leptorrhynchoides isolate AG116_Rl617_1_P2 chromosome 4, CSIRO_AGI_Rlap_v1, whole genome shotgun sequence and encodes:
- the LOC139844549 gene encoding ACT domain-containing protein ACR4-like, with product MHYWSPSLDVDHEFEKLVNRMHPPRVTVDHVTDKKSTLIKVDSANKRGSLLEVVQVLTDLNLSIKRAYISSDGGWFMDVFHVTDQFGNKLSEDNVADRIQQSLGPRGCSFRSLRGSVGVQYASENTTIELTGRDRPGLLSEVFAVLTDLKCNVVASEIWTHNSRMASIVYITDDKTGLPINDPERLAKIKQLLLYVLKGDLDRRGAQTAVSVGSTHTQRRLHQLMYADRDYDTDEFNSSEGSSSQKPRVTVENCIEKEYTVVNLRCTDRPKLLFDTVCTLTDMQYVVFHATIIAEGTEAFQEFFIRHMDGYPISSEAERQRVIHCLEAAIKRRVSEGLRLELCGEDRLGLLSDVTRIFRENGLSVTRAEVTTIGSKAVNAFYVIDSSGTQVKGETIEAVRNAIGETILNVKEDEMLTNRNSARQQTGGFSLGNLFRNRSEKFLYNLGLIRSCSEVA